The segment ATCACCTTAAATTATATCaacaaatatatgaaaataagcacgtaaaaatagtatttttaggttaGCGAACAAAAGTTattaataaaaaacaaattatatatataatacgGGGTTAAACATGAAAATTTAGAAAATACAGGGGTGAAAGTAACATTTTTCAAAGTTCAAAGTGAAGGGTTCAAAGTGCtattttaaaaagtaaatggGTGGAAAAGTTacaaactcataaacataaaatatagaaaaaaatacataaatggtccctatggtttacccATAGTCACAAACCCAGTCTCTGCTACTTGAAAATACCAAAATACTCTTACACTAACGGATGAACAGTAACGGCGTCAACAAAAAGGGCCATTGATGCAAGTtttggaaaccacagggaccatgttCGTCAAAAAAAATTAGCAGGGACTAACTCTGTGACTTTTGGCAAACCATAGGgatcatttttgtaattttgtctattttttataatttttaaaataaataaatatttgttttgactttagcaAATATTTGATTGGACTTATTAAAAGCATTAAATCAAAGTAATTTAAACTCCCAAATGCCTTTTTCTTCAAGCACCGGGAAATCTTCAATTCGTTTTATGTTCCGGCAATGGTTTTCCCGGAAAATACCAATTGGATCTACGAAGTCGGATTGATTGATGATATTGTTGTACCTGATGTTTATTACACCGTTCCTGATTCTGGATTCAGTTGGCCAATTCAAGCGACCTTAAACGGTTCTTCATCGAACCCTAGGTACGCTCATATCCTCTTCTGCTTAATATACGTCGCATCAAAAACATTGATATTGCTCATCAAATTTATGAGCTATAATAAACTTTGTCATGTTTTGATGTATGATATGGAGGAACCAAAGTTTTTCCATAGAAAGACTACGTAGAACTAGAGCATGATTTACCAAAATCGGGGATGTGAGATGTTGCAACTTAATCAAACAACGTATTTAGTGTGGCGTTTATGCTTTTTCTCTTACTTTTGCCTTAATTTTGGTTCAATAGATGCTTCATATAGATTCCTGGATTTGTGGTGAAAAAAAGCTTGGTAATCGTATGAGTATCTTGTAATGGTAGGTGGTTGAGCTTTAATGGCGTTGACCAAATCTGTACTCGTTAACAAGTGTCATTATTTCCATTAATTTGTCTTCTTTTTCTGTTGACGTTGGAAGCAATTTATGGGAGATAAAAGGGCATTGATCGATGCTTCACTTTCTTCAAAACTCTTTTACTGTTTCCTACATTAATTCACATTTTTTGCTTctagtttggatcttgatggCTCAACTGTGGATTCAGATGATCATAATGATTCCATATCAAAAAACAGGTAATTATTTCTTCCTTCTTAAGTTCATATGCATTTGTATAATGGTTgcgaaaagttttttttattttttatttttttgttagatTTATAAACTTGTTACTTTGATAGGGGAAGGAGGGATAACCGTAGGGGGCGAAGGCCCTCAAACCCTCCAAAATTTCTACAGGTAATGGGCTTAAAGACTACTTTTATCACAAACctacaatcttttttttttttttttttttaatttaaaatacaacgaaccaaaatcttttatttatttatttattatttttttattatcatttataaactaatacaactaaaaatatATTTGATATGAGAGTTTCatatatacataaaaaaatatatcaatagTATATATTCTATTTATAAGAAtttaaaaatcatgaattttgattttttatataatttttcaaTACATATATGTTATTAAATTACATAAATAGTTattaaactaaaaagaaaaaattaagaCTTAACCAATCATATAACCAATTAATCGTCATTTTGATGCATACATAGCACAAGGACAAATCAAAAGTAAAAGAAACGTGTAAATCAACACCACACAGCTCTTCGACTCTCTACTCCGCATATAAGGCTCACCAAATTGATACACCTCATAGGTACATCCGTACATCTCTTCTGCttagtttatttttttagttgagttgattttttttgtacaatatgttataaaaaataagttttgtatTGAAATTTTATAAACCATAATATGTGATGCTATTGAACGTCTGGATGATTTTGTCAAGTTGTTGGGTACCTGTTTCATGTGAAATTTTCAATAATTGGTCCTTAGTACTAATATCCGGTAAACTTGCAAATTTTAAAGTTtgaaccacaaaatgacaaaaatctaaaattttcaaagttcatgTTTAAAATGGTCATTATTGTTTCATTCTTATAATTTCCCAATGACTTAGTGAACTTATAGTTATAATTCTGTAAACTGTATTTTATATCGGTAAATTTGGATTACTTTGGATTCTAGACCATTTTCATCCAATGGAGTCAGATTTTAGTCTTATAACTAATCACTAGGCCCCCACCTTAGGAAAACCACGAATACGCTATGTTGCCACATGTCCTTTTTATTTTTTCCTCTCATGTATTATAAATCACCACTTTCATTTTAGGTTTCTTAAATTGTCTTCGATGCTTGAGCCTAGAAGGGCACCCACAGTGGACAAATCCGTTGTTTTGGCCGATGCTGTTCAAATGCTGACTCAATTACGAATAGAAGCACAAAAGCTTAAACATCCCAGTTCTGATCTTCAAAATAAAATTAAGGAATGATGAGTATTGTGAATGTAAGAACGACTATGCAACTTCAGATTGAAAGAATCATTGTTTATGATGAGATTACAAATAATATTTTTTCCATAAAAAATCTATTTATTTTAGAAAAGTTTAGATTCTCAACAGAATCATTTGATTCTTTCAATCCGAACACTCCAAATTtgttctcacatttacaatactCGTCATGTTAATCCAACTTGATATAGGTTGTAATTTGCAAGTAACTTACACCCATGGCTCTTGGTGCTCTAATGTATTGATATTTCAATGTAAAATATGTTAATAAAACTATTGACATAATACACATTAATAAAAATTACATTGTCATTTTTTGTATTTAACATCAATACAAATTGATTAAAATTACTTTGAAATTGAATTTCttgtaaaataagataaaaaaaaaagcaTATTGATGCAATACACATATTATGTTCCTCTTGAAGAAATTGAGCAGTATGCTCATTTGGTTGGGTGTTGAGCTGGTAGATTCCC is part of the Lactuca sativa cultivar Salinas chromosome 7, Lsat_Salinas_v11, whole genome shotgun sequence genome and harbors:
- the LOC111896133 gene encoding transcription factor ILR3 — translated: MVFPENTNWIYEVGLIDDIVVPDVYYTVPDSGFSWPIQATLNGSSSNPSLDLDGSTVDSDDHNDSISKNRGRRDNRRGRRPSNPPKFLQHKDKSKVKETCKSTPHSSSTLYSAYKAHQIDTPHRFLKLSSMLEPRRAPTVDKSVVLADAVQMLTQLRIEAQKLKHPSSDLQNKIKE